A stretch of Anolis sagrei isolate rAnoSag1 chromosome X, rAnoSag1.mat, whole genome shotgun sequence DNA encodes these proteins:
- the LOC132780956 gene encoding zinc finger and SCAN domain-containing protein 2-like isoform X2 encodes MSILQLIIYKTVIMEEKLYTCLECGKSFTQRSHLLQHERTHTGEKPYKCLECGQSFAQGGSLHRHQRIHTGEKPYKCMECGQNFIESGHLYSHQRIHTGEKPYKCLECGLSFARSGSLHSHQRTHTGEKPYTCPECGQSFTESGNLRSHQRTHTGEKPYKCLECGQSFTESGNLRSHQRTHTGEKPYTCLQCGQSFTRSTGLHSHQGTHTGEKPYKCLECGHSFTNSSGLHKHQRTHTGEKPYKCLECGRSFTQRENLRSHQRTHTGEKPYKCLECGQSFTHSSGLRSHHRTHTGEKPYTCLEGNY; translated from the coding sequence ATGTCTATATTGCAGTTAATCATATACAAAACAGTCATCATGGAGGAGAAACTCTATACATGTcttgagtgtggaaagagcttcactcagaggaGCCATCTGCTacaacatgaaaggactcacactggggagaaaccctataaatgtctggagtgtggacagagcttcgctcAGGGCGGaagtctacatagacatcaaaggatccacactggggagaaaccctataaatgcatggaatgtggacaGAACTTCATTGAAAGTGGACATCTATAttcacatcaaagaattcacactggggagaagccctataaatgcctggagtgtggactgaGCTTTGCTCGTAGTGGAAGTctgcattcacatcaaaggactcacacaggggagaaaccctatacatgtccagaatgtggacagagcttcactgagagtggaaatctacgttcgcatcaaaggacacacactggggagaaaccctataaatgcctggagtgtggacagagcttcactgagagtggaaatctacgttcgcatcaaaggactcacactggggagaaaccctatacatgcctgcagtgtggacagagctttactCGTAGTACAGGTCTACATTCGCATCAAgggactcatactggggagaaaccctataaatgtctggagtgtggacacAGCTTCACTAATAGTTCAggtctacataaacatcaaaggactcacactggggagaaaccctataaatgcctggagtgtgggcggAGCTTTACTCAGAGAGAAaacctacgttcacatcaaaggactcacactggggagaaaccctataaatgcctggaatgtggacagagcttcactcatagttcaggtctacgttcccatcacaggactcatactggggagaaaccctatacatgccttgaAGGAAATTATTAA
- the LOC132780956 gene encoding zinc finger and SCAN domain-containing protein 2-like isoform X1, translating to MEDKAYICIECGKSFHQHGNLKTHQRTHTGEKPYKCLECGQSFAQRVNLRTHQRTHTGEKPYKCLECGQSFTESGSVRSHQRTHTGEKPYKCLECGQSFSQRGTLQTHQRTHTGEKPYKCLECGKTFAQNGGLNSHQKTHTGKKHYKCLECGLSFTHNAGLRSHQRTHTGEKPYTCLECGKSFTESGCLQKHKRIHTGEKPYKCLECGQSFTQSSHLRSHQRIHTGEKPYKCLDCGMSFAQSGSLHSHERIHTGEKHYKCMECALSFTQSGNLHSHQRSHAGEKPYICLECGLSFTQNEGLYSHQMTHTGKKPYKCMECGQSFAWTDLLLQHEKTHTGEKPYKCLEGNC from the coding sequence ATGGAGGATAAAGCATATATATGtattgaatgtggaaagagctttcaTCAGCATGGAAATCTAAAGACAcatcaaaggacacacactggggagaaaccctataaatgcctggagtgtggacagagctttgctcagagagtaaatctacgtacacatcaaaggacccacactggggagaaaccctataaatgtctggagtgtggacagagtttcactgagagtggaagtgtgcgttcacatcaaaggactcacactggagagaaaccctataaatgcctggagtgtggacagagcttttcTCAGAGGGGAACTCTACaaacacatcaaaggactcacactggggagaaaccctataaatgcttggagtgtggaaagaccttTGCTCAGAATGGAGGTCTAAATTCACATCAGAAGACTCACACTGGGAAGAAAcactataaatgcctggagtgcggactGAGCTTCACTCATAAtgcaggtctacgttcacatcaaaggactcacactggggagaaaccctatacatgtctggagtgtggaaagagctttactGAGAGTGGATGCCTACAGAAACATAAAAggattcatactggggagaaaccctataaatgcctagaatgtggacagagtttcactcagagttcacatctacgttcacatcaaaggattcacactggagagaaaccctataaatgcctggattgTGGAATGAGTTTTGCTCAGAGTGGAAGTCTACATTCacatgaaaggattcacactggggagaaacactataaatgcatggagtgtgcactgagcttcactcagagtggaaatctacattcacatcaaaggagccatgctggggaaaaaccctatatatgcctggagtgtggactgaGCTTCACTCAGAATGAAGGTCTGTATTCACATCAAATGACTCACACTGggaagaaaccctataaatgcatggagtgtggacagagcttcgctTGGACGGACCTTCTGCTGCAACATGAAaagacccacactggggagaaaccctataaatgccttgaAGGAAATTGTTAA